TTTGTCATGTTTTTCCTGAGTAATTCGTTAATACTGATGACGTGCGGCTATTGTATAGTAATACCCCTATTTTTCCTCTATAAGACTATAATATTAGGAATGAATCATTTTAGTATGACATGCTGAAGACTTACGATTTGTAAATTTCTTGTCTCTGTAGAATCTCACGGGCATTATCCACTGAATCTAACTCCTCACTGAGGATTAAAGCGAAAAAAGATTCGTATTCTCGATCTAATGGCATACTGGCACAATACACTTTCCTCTGaagaaaagaacaatgaaaatttGATTTGTGCGTTCTTTAAATTTGCATTGTTTACACTCTGTATATTCAAGTTGGGCGGTTACGTTACCACGACTTAAACAAGTTTACCATAGAAAATGTAATCTCTTAAGGGATAGACTATGAAATTAAATGGGTTTTCTCAGATTGCAGTAGGCAGGAAAAAAGTTTATTTTTGGATTAATTAACAGGGGCACaggggataacaacaataaatctgtggtggtggggggggggggcacccaaaAGTAACACAaattaaggctgcccacttcaatatttgtattgtacagttacacattgttatgttttcatcttgttgtgtgtgtattacatatatatcaatatatatcactactatatactaatatatgaatgctatatattaacatataaatattatatattaatatataaagggtcaATGACCATTGGGGAGCACacagggtggccaatcagattgcaggggggggggggttggtgaccCCCGTGCCAACGTGGAAGCCTCTTTTAATAGATTAATCTTATTATGATGATCGCAGGACTTAAACAATGTTTGCAATATCTGCTGTGCAAACATTGCAATCAACCCACCGGTCCCGAATGTCAAAAATACATGCCATATCTACTGTAATTCTAATGTACTAATTACCTTTATACAGAAATGCCTCTACAAGTGCTTTGCCACCTAGGAGTCAGACATCAGTccttaatgacaattataatggcactaataatgataatagcatcgatatcaatatcaaaataaaacagGGAATGGGAAAATCGGTTACAAGGGCCTACTAACTGACTTCTTGGTGGCTGAGGACTTGTGAAACCATTTGTACGCAACAATATTCACAAATACTACAGTGAGCAGTACATAAACCCGGAGAAGATTAGTAACTAATCGGTAGAAGCAACTGACAACACCCAAAAAGTAGaacaaataactatatatatatatatatatatatatatatatatatatatatatatatatatatatatatatatacacacacacacacacacacacacacacacacacacacacacacacacacacacacacacacacacacacacacacatatatatatatatatatatatatatatatatatatatatatatatgtgtgtgtgtgtgtgtgtgtgtgtgtgtgtgtgtgtgtgtgtgtgtgtgtgtgtgtgtgtgtgtgtgtatgtatatatatatatatatatatatatatatatatatatatatatatatatatatatatctgtctatctatatatacatatacatacatacatacacatacataacatgtatacatatatgtgtgtgtatgtgagtgtgtgtgtgtgtgtacatacacacacacgcgcgcacacatatatatgtatataaatatatatatatacatatatatatatatatatatatatatatatttgtatgtgtgtgtgtgtgtgtgtgtgtgtgtgtgtgtgtgtgtgtgtgtgtgtgtgtgcgtgtgtgtgtgtatgtatgtgtgtgtataaatataagcacacacacacgcacacacacacatacatacacacacacacacactcacaaacacacaaacacatacacatatatgtatatatatatatgtgtatatatatatatatatatatatatatatatatatatatatatatatatatatatatatatatatatatatatttatatacacacacacacacacacacacacacacacacacacacacacacacacatatatatatatatatatatatatatatatatatatatatatatacatatatatacacacacacaatgaatatgtatatatatataataaatatgcacacacacacacacacacacacacacacacacacacacacacacgcacacacactcacacacagacacacacacacacacacacacacacacacacacacatatatatatatacatatatatatatatatatatatatatatatatatatatatatatatatatatatatatatatatatatatttataaatcaatcAGTGATTCCCAATATGTTTCATTCTGTGGCCCCCGACTTATAAGTAATATCCCCATGGCCCCGCTCAGTGGCtgccatcttttcagattcagttattacttgttatgaaTAGCTTAATGGTGTTAGTAGCTATAGGATTCCAATTTACCGATATGTGAAAAATAATTGTATATAGATACTaaaggtgagataaaattcagtttaattcgacgtcataattttcagATTGCTCCAAAGCCCCCGTGGTACCCAGGTTGGGagcccctgatatatatatatgtatgtatatatatatatatatatatatatacatatatatacatatatatatatatacacatatatatacatatatatacatatatatatatatatatatatatatatatacatatatatacatacatatatatatatacatatatacatatatatatatatacatatatacatatatatatatatacatatatacatatatgtatatatacatatatatatacatatatatatatatacatatatatatacacatatatatatacacatatacatatacatatacatatacacacacacacacacacacacacacacacacatatatatatatatatatatatatatatatatatatatatatatatatatatatatatgcatatgtatatgtatatatacatatacatacatatatatgcatatatatacatatatatatacacatatatacacacacacacacacacacacacatatatatatatatatatatatatatatatatatatatatataaatatatatatgtacatatatatatatatatataaatatatatatatatatatacatatatatatatatacatacatatatatatatatacatatatatatatatatatatatatatatatatatatatatatatatatatatataaatatatatatatataaatatatatatatatacatatatatatacatacatatatatgggcatatataaatatatattcatatatatatatacatatatatatatatatatacatatatatatatatatatatatatatatatatatatatatatatatatatatatatatatgcatatgtatttgagtgtgtttgtgtgtgtgtgtgtatgtttgtgtgtgtgtgtgtgtgtgtgtgtatgtatatatatatatgtacatatatatacatatgtatatatacatatgtatatatatatatatacatatatatatatatatcatatacatacatacatatatatatatatatatatatatatatatatacacatacatatatatatatatatatatatatatatatatatatatatatatatacatatatatacatatatatatatacatatatatatacatatatatatatatatatatatatatatatatatatatatatgtacatatatatatatataaatatatatgtatatatatgtatgtatatatatgtatatatatatgtatgtatatatatgtatatatatgtatatatatatgtatgtatatatatatgtatatatatatgtatatatatgtatatatatgtatgcatatatatatatatatgtatatatatatgtatatatatgtatatatatgtatgcatatatatatatatatatatatgtatgtatatatatgtatgtatatatatatgtatgtatatatatgtatatatatatttatgtgtatatatatgtatatatatatatatatgtatatatatatgtatatatatatatatacatatatatacatacatatatatatatatatatacatatatatatatatatatatatatatatatatatatatcgtcccgTCGTTGGCAAGCGTCTGTCACGGGTGACTGCGTGGTTCCTCAACATTTCTCACATCAACTGTGCCGCATCTGGCGCCTCTGCTGCAGCTTATTCAATGTCTTTGCCTGGTCTGTCTCGGCCAGTGTGGAGCGCTCTTCTCCATCGGGGGCGGTCAGTGGCAAGACTAGTCCAGCATGAGGGTTCAAGTCCAAAGTCCTTGAGATTACGTTTCGTCAAGTCTTTGAACCTCAGACTGGGTCTTCCTGTCTGCCGGCTTCCATGCTCCTAGACACCATGTAGTAGGAGTCAAGGAATCCGATGTTGCGGCATTCCGTGCACACCCATCGGAGACGGATGAACCTCAATCTTGAAGACAAAGGTCAGAACCGGTGATCTTGAGGATGTCTTCGTTGGTTATTCTGGCCCATGTTTTGCCAAGAATGACCTGCAGATTAGCAGTATGGAAGGCACTTAAGTTCGACTCCTGTAGTTGGTATGTAGCGCAACTCTCATCGCCATACAGTAGGATGCTCAGACCACAGGCTTCGTAGACTCGGACTTTGGTACGAATACTCAGAGGTTTGTTCTTCCAGACTCGATTAGTCAGGCGGCCGAATGCGGTAGCAATTTTCCTCAGTCTGGTGCAGATGTCTTTGTCCACTGACGTGTTTTTGGTGATGGACGAACCGAGGTAAGTGAACTTCTCAATATCGTCTAAGGTTGTCATTGATGAAAGTGTGAACGGTGTATGATTGTGACATTGTTACGGTCTtcttgagacatatatatatatatatatatacatatatatatatatatatatatatatatatatatatatatgtatatatatatatatatatatatatatatatatatatatacatatatatatgtatatatatatatatatatatatatacatatatatatgtatatatatatatatatatatatatacatatatatatgtatatatatatatatatatatatatatacatatatatatatatataaatgagaatgaaatctataaataatgaacataataatgataaaaatggggagCCATATTTGCTAACATTAGGGAGGGGGCCACAGGAGGTAAATGTCTCCTCGGCTAATTAATGTAAGGTCTTGCTGTATACAATAAGGGGATAATCAAACTTAGAGCTGTCGTATTTCCGGATGGCGTGTTCGATATCAGTCACCATTTCTGATCTGTACGACTAAGCGCATGTTTCATTAGCCGATGAGGGAACAAGCAAAGGTGAAAATTCTTCTTGAATACGAGTAGATGATTTGGGAGGTTGATTATGAACAGACACTACAGAGAGggaaaatatatgtttttctttatttacaggATTCTTTTGTATTACATATAGAATGCAGTAACTTCAGTGCCTAATGTTGTGACATAGCGTACACTAGCTATACCTTCATTTACGAAAGACTAAATATGACATCCTCAGCTTTAGAAGCTGAAAAGTAGTTACGATTAATACTTAACTAAGACATTTAGAGAAAATACGAGAGTAAACATAGATAACACATCCAGAGTACATAATACATTAGCTACATtgggtgtaaacacacacataaatataagataaatcaAACTCTACTGGATCACGAATTGATGAAGCAGCTGATCCGGTCAATGACGTAGGTCACGAGCGGGGTCATCACGTCACTGATGGACACGGCGGTGGAGTACGTGGTGTCGATCGCCACCACGGACCAGCCGTGCGCGGTCTCCACCACGCGCGTGAAGGTCGGCTTCCACGACTCTAGCGTGCTGTCCAGCTAATACAAAGAAACGTATTCTTTTATTGTGAAATTCAGTCTTTCTCATTGTGAAATACACTCATTCTACAAtaaatgacaatcggttcaacAATATGCGAGATCTGCCTTAATAATCAAATAACAGTTCAAAAATATAATCCATATTTTGAAGTGAAATGGGTACCTGCTGTCCTATCGTCACCGCAGAAGCCGGTGAGCGGTTGTCGACGCGATGTGTTGCACAGCTGGGCTTGGGGGCACTCTGGCAGTCGTGGCACCATAGGCTGAGggtatatatctttctgtatacACTGCTTATTCTTTCCGGGATTCTTTCTTTTACACTTGTATCAAATAGGGACAAGAATTAAATTCAttttacacaatcacacataagtacatatgaacatatcacaaacacaccattaattcacacacgcacaaacatacctACTGACAATATCCCCATATTTGACCATCGTCAGTACATCATTGTTAGTCTGCAACGCGTTGGTAGACGTCGTCCTCGTCACCTTGCGACACAGAGGGCACTCCACCTTGCCCCCGCGCAGCAGCTGATGAATGCACTCCTCACAGAAGGTATGATGGCAGGACAGGTACTTCGGGGGGCGCTTCTCACAGAACTCATCCAGGCACACCGAGCACGCCTTCGGGTTGGAAAGGAAACGTTGCTACTGAATGGAAGCGAAACATGACAGATAGaggaatattgttatcattaaacatCTTAAAGCtagagataacaataatggaCATATTACCAGCaatcgaacatatatatatatatatatatatatatatatatatatatatatatatatatatatatatatatatatatatatgtatatatatgtatatataaatgtatgtatatatatatatatatatatatatatatatatatata
The nucleotide sequence above comes from Penaeus vannamei isolate JL-2024 chromosome 6, ASM4276789v1, whole genome shotgun sequence. Encoded proteins:
- the LOC113802230 gene encoding E3 ubiquitin-protein ligase RNF152 — encoded protein: MALYPSLPEDSPTPNYAKLAENPHSLLPACSVCLDEFCEKRPPKYLSCHHTFCEECIHQLLRGGKVECPLCRKVTRTTSTNALQTNNDVLTMVKYGDIVSSLWCHDCQSAPKPSCATHRVDNRSPASAVTIGQQLDSTLESWKPTFTRVVETAHGWSVVAIDTTYSTAVSISDVMTPLVTYVIDRISCFINS